The following proteins are encoded in a genomic region of Montipora foliosa isolate CH-2021 chromosome 10, ASM3666993v2, whole genome shotgun sequence:
- the LOC137974437 gene encoding tetratricopeptide repeat protein 28-like isoform X1 has product MADKEMNVFEQHIQELSVARKEGNRKGEGIAYLNLGNYYYGLAYFKQAKRDYTKALSIFKEIGFSAAEGKTYGNLGIAYHSLGNFKKARNYHKQQLSIAKEVGDRAEEGNANGNLGNDYQSVGNFKQAIEYHKQHLSIAKEVGDRAGEGRAYGNLGNAYNSLGNFKRAIEYHEQHLNIAKEVGDRAGEGMANGNLGIAYNSLGNFKRAIEYHEQHLNITKEVGDRAGEGKANRNLGIAYNSLGNFKRAIEYHEQHLNIAKEVGDRAGEGMANGNLGIAYNSLGNFKRAIEYHEQHLNIAKEVGDRAGEGKANRNLGIAYNSLGNFKRAIEYHEKDLSIAKEVGDRAREGAANGNLGNDYHSLGNFKQAIEYHKQHLSIAKEVGDRAGEGMANGNLGITYNSLGNFKRAIEYHEKHLTIAIKEVGDRAGEGKASGNLGCAYRNLGNFKQAIEYHEHHLSIAKEVGDRAGEGSANCNLGNAYCSMGNFKGAIEYHEKFLSIAKEVGNRAAEGMANGSLGCAYRSLGNFKRAIEYHEKHLTIAKEVGDRAGEGKASGNLGCAYRSLGNFKRAIEYHEQHLSIAKQVGDRAGEGSANGNLGCAYYSLSNFKQAVEYHKHHLSIAKEVGDRAGEGSANCNLGNAYCSMGNFKGAIEYQKKYLSIAKEVGNRAAEGIASGSLGCAYHSLGNFKRAIEYHEQHLSIAKEVWDRAGEGMAYGNLGNEYNSLGNFKRSIEYHEKDLSIAKEVGDRAGEGMANGNLGKAYHSLGNFKRAIEYHEQHLSIAKEVGNRAGEGKANGSLGNAYHSMGNFKRAIEYHEQHLNIEKEVGDRAGEGKANGNLGSAYHSLGNFKQAIEYHERSLDIAKAVGDRAGEGKANGSLGNAYYSMGNFKRAIQYHEQHLNIAKEVGDRAEEGGANGSLGNAYCSVGNFKRAIEYQEQHLSIAKEVGDRAGEGRANGNLGNAYCRMGELENALLVYEQHLTISKETEDPVGQGIACYSLGRVHEFSGLLCKALNFYRLSIKHFDETRLLLQSEDAWKISFRDKNQFAYTALWTALLKNREVGEALFSAEQGRAQALTDILKVKFGVVEQPSSAIARTEFISAVMKYLPLQTVFIALEGNTVSFWLLRKGSGINFRQKEIENGSANSLIEGTLKQIGAGTVVQCENRTLDKVCSDFLCSRDGLAETFQSLRLSGNNCLWLLYDILISPVADLLQSEDLVFVPDGPFCLAPYFALSDSLRIRTVPSLTALKLIASGPDDFHSKNEALLVGDPWLKEVTDENGEPICEQLPCAIQEVEMIGELLKTAPLTGRNATKAEVLKRMKSVALIHIAAHGDSKFGEIALAPNPERASQIPEQEDFMLTMSDVQRVGLRAKLVVLSSCHSGRGEVNSEGVVGIARAFLCAGARSVLVSLWAIDDEATLLFMKSFYQHLADGKSASLALHYGMKSLRETEKYSAIKYWAPFVLIGDDVTFEFGHQKLRKNEREERDHS; this is encoded by the exons ATGGCAGACAAAGAGATGAACGTTTTCGAGCAGCATATACAAGAGCTTAGCGTTGCCAGAAAAGAGGGAAACAGAAAAGGGGAGGGTATTGCATATTTGAATTTAggcaattattattatggctTGGCTTATTTTAAACAGGCCAAGAGGGATTACACAAAAGCATTAAGCATTTTTAAGGAAATAGGTTTCAGTGCTGCAGAGGGAAAAACCTATGGGAATCTCGGCattgcttatcacagtctgggaaattttaaaaaggccAGAAATTACCACAAGCAACAGCtaagtattgcaaaagaagtaggggatagggctgagGAGGGCAatgccaatggtaatctcggcaacgatTATCAAAGTGTGGGCAactttaagcaagccatagaatATCacaaacaacatcttagcattgcaaaagaagtaggggatagggccggggagggacgggcctatggtaatctcggcaacgcttataacagtctgggcaattttaagcgagccatagagtatcacgaacaacatcttaacattgcaaaagaagtaggggatagggccggggagggaatggccaatggtaatctcggcatcgcttataacagtctgggcaattttaagcgagccatagagtatcacgaacaacatcttaacattacaaaagaagtaggggatagggccggggagggcaaGGCCAATCGTaatctcggcatcgcttataacagtctgggcaattttaagcgagccatagagtatcacgaacaacatcttaacattgcaaaagaagtaggggatagggccggggagggaatggccaatggtaatctcggcatcgcttataacagtctgggcaattttaagcgagccatagagtatcacgaacaacatcttaacattgcaaaagaagtaggggatagggccggggagggcaaGGCCAATCGTaatctcggcatcgcttataacagtctgggcaatttcaagcgtgccatagagtatcacgaaaaagatcttagcattgcaaaagaagtaggggatagggccagGGAGGGAGcagccaatggtaatctcggcaacgattatcacagtctgggcaactttaagcaagccatagaatATCacaaacaacatcttagcattgcaaaagaagtaggggatagggccggggagggaatggccaatggtaatctcggcatcACTTAtaacagtctgggcaatttcaagCGAGCCATTGAGTATCACGAAAAACATCTTACCATTGCAataaaagaagtaggggatagggccggagaGGGCAAAGCCAGTGGTAATCTTGGCTGTGCTTATCGcaatctgggcaattttaagcaagccatagagtatcacgaacatcatcttagcattgcaaaggaagttggggatagggctggggagggaagTGCAAAttgtaatctcggcaacgcttattgCAGTATGGGCAATTTTAAgggagccatagagtatcatgaAAAAtttcttagcattgcaaaagaagtagggaataGGGCCGCGGAGGGAATGGCCAATGGTAGTCTCGGCTGTGCTTATCGCAGTCTGGgaaattttaagcgagccattgAGTATCACGAAAAACATCTTaccattgcaaaagaagtaggggatagggccggggagggcaaAGCCAGTGGTAATCTCGGCTGTGCTTATcgcagtctgggcaattttaagcgagccatagagtatcacgaacaacatcttagcattgcaaaacaagttggggatagggccggggagggcagTGCAAACGGTAATCTCGGCTGTGCCTATTACAGTctgagcaattttaagcaagctgTAGAGTATCACAAACatcatcttagcattgcaaaggaagttggggatagggccggggagggcagTGCAAAttgtaatctcggcaacgcttattgCAGTATGGGCAATTTTAAgggagccatagagtatcagaaaaaatatcttagcattgcaaaagaagtagggaataGGGCCGCAGAGGGAATCGCCAGTGGTAGTCTCGGCTgtgcttatcacagtctgggcaattttaagcgagccatagagtatcacgaacagcatcttagcattgcaaaagaagtttgggatagggccggggagggaatgGCCTATGGTAACCTTGGCAACGAGTAtaacagtctgggcaattttaagcgatccatagagtatcacgaaaaagatcttagcattgcaaaagaagtaggggatagggccggggagggaatggccaatggtaatctcggcaaagcttatcacagtctgggcaattttaagcgagccatagagtatcacgaacaacatcttagcattgcaaaagaagtagggaatagggccggggagggcaaGGCCAATGGTagtctcggcaatgcttatcacagtatgggcaattttaagcgagccatagagtatcacgaacaacatcttaacATTGAAAAAGAAGTAGgagatagggccggggagggcaaggccaatggtaatctcggcagcGCTTATCACAgtttgggcaattttaagcaagccatagagtatcacgaacgAAGTCTTGACATTGCAAAAgcagtaggggatagggccggggagggcaaGGCCAATGGGAGCCTTGGCAACGCTTATTACAGtatgggcaattttaagcgagccattcagtatcacgaacaacatcttaacATTGCAAAAGAAGTCGGGGATAGGGCCGAGGAGGGCGGGGCCAATGGTagtctcggcaacgcttattgCAGTGTGGGCAAtttcaagcgagccatagagtatcaggaacaacatcttagcattgcaaaagaagtaggggatagggccggggagggaagggccaatggtaatctcggcaatgcttattgTAGAATGGGTGAGCTTGAAAATGCTCTTCTCGtttacgaacaacatcttaCTATTTCCAAGGAAACAGAGGATCCAGTAGGGCAGGGAATCGCTTGCTATTCGCTTGGTCGAGTTCAtgaattttcaggcttgttGTGCAAAGCCCTTAATTTTTATCGTCTAAGCATAAAACATTTCGATGAAACAAGGCTTCTTCTTCAATCAGaagatgcatggaaaataagttTTCGCGACAAAAATCAGTTTGCGTACACAGCTCTATGGACAGCACTTTTAAAGAACAGAGAGGTTGGTGAGGCTTTGTTTTCTGCTGAACAAGGACGAGCACAAGCCTTGACAGACATTTTAAAGGTGAAATTTGGCGTTGTTGAACAACCTTCCTCGGCAATTGCGAGGACAGAATTTATTTCCGCTGTTATGAAATATTTGCCTTTACAAACAGTTTTCATAGCACTTGAAGGGAACACTGTCAGTTTTTGGCTTCTGAGGAAAGGAAGCGGAATAAACTTTAGACAAAAGGAAATCGAAAATGGAAGTGCTAATTCACTGATAGAAGGTACTTTGAAACAGATTGGCGCGGGGACTGTTGTCCAATGCGAGAATCGCACACTTGACAAAGTATGCAGTGACTTTTTGTGTAGTAGGGATGGTCTTGCGGAGACCTTTCAGTCTTTGCGCCTCTCCGGTAATAACTGTTTGTGGCTCTTGTATGATATCTTAATCAGTCCAGTTGCAGACTTGCTCCAAAGTGAAGACTTAgtctttgttcctgatggaccattttgcttggctccttATTTCGCATTGAGTGACTCTCTCAGGATCCGTACTGTTCCTTCGTTGACCGCTTTAAAGCTGATCGCAAGTGGACCTGACGACTTCCACAGTAAGAATGAAGCTCTGCTTGTGGGAGATCCGTGGTTAAAGGAAGTCACTGATGAAAATGGTGAACCCATTTGCGAACAGTTGCCATGCGCGATACAAGAAGTGGAGATGATTGGGGAACTTTTGAAGACCGCTCCTCTCACTGGAAGAAATGCAACGAAAGCTGAGGTCctgaaaagaatgaagtcagttgctTTAATCCATATTGCAGCACATGGAGATTCGAAatttggagaaattgctttggccccaaatccTGAACGTGCATCCCAAATTCCAGAACAGGAAGATTTCATGTTAACAATGAGTGATGTTCAGCGAGTTGGTCTTAGGGCAAAACTGGTTGTTCTGAGCTCTTGTCACAGTGGCCGGGGAGAGGTGAATTCTGAGGGTGTGGTGGGAATAGCCAgagctttcctgtgtgctggtgcccgctctgttctggtgtcactctgggcaattgatgaTGAGGCAACGTTGCTGTTCATGAAGAGTTTCTATCAACACTTGGCAGATGGAAAAAGTGCAAGTTTAGCCCTTCATTATGGTATGAAATCTCTTCGGGAGACAGAGAAGTATTCCGCCATTaaatactgggcgccatttgtgctaattggcgatgatgtTACGTTTGAATTTGGGCACCAGAAGCTCCGAAAGAATG aaagagaggaaAGAGACCATAGCTGA
- the LOC137974437 gene encoding tetratricopeptide repeat protein 28-like isoform X2 gives MADKEMNVFEQHIQELSVARKEGNRKGEGIAYLNLGNYYYGLAYFKQAKRDYTKALSIFKEIGFSAAEGKTYGNLGIAYHSLGNFKKARNYHKQQLSIAKEVGDRAEEGNANGNLGNDYQSVGNFKQAIEYHKQHLSIAKEVGDRAGEGRAYGNLGNAYNSLGNFKRAIEYHEQHLNIAKEVGDRAGEGMANGNLGIAYNSLGNFKRAIEYHEQHLNITKEVGDRAGEGKANRNLGIAYNSLGNFKRAIEYHEQHLNIAKEVGDRAGEGMANGNLGIAYNSLGNFKRAIEYHEQHLNIAKEVGDRAGEGKANRNLGIAYNSLGNFKRAIEYHEKDLSIAKEVGDRAREGAANGNLGNDYHSLGNFKQAIEYHKQHLSIAKEVGDRAGEGMANGNLGITYNSLGNFKRAIEYHEKHLTIAIKEVGDRAGEGKASGNLGCAYRNLGNFKQAIEYHEHHLSIAKEVGDRAGEGSANCNLGNAYCSMGNFKGAIEYHEKFLSIAKEVGNRAAEGMANGSLGCAYRSLGNFKRAIEYHEKHLTIAKEVGDRAGEGKASGNLGCAYRSLGNFKRAIEYHEQHLSIAKQVGDRAGEGSANGNLGCAYYSLSNFKQAVEYHKHHLSIAKEVGDRAGEGSANCNLGNAYCSMGNFKGAIEYQKKYLSIAKEVGNRAAEGIASGSLGCAYHSLGNFKRAIEYHEQHLSIAKEVWDRAGEGMAYGNLGNEYNSLGNFKRSIEYHEKDLSIAKEVGDRAGEGMANGNLGKAYHSLGNFKRAIEYHEQHLSIAKEVGNRAGEGKANGSLGNAYHSMGNFKRAIEYHEQHLNIEKEVGDRAGEGKANGNLGSAYHSLGNFKQAIEYHERSLDIAKAVGDRAGEGKANGSLGNAYYSMGNFKRAIQYHEQHLNIAKEVGDRAEEGGANGSLGNAYCSVGNFKRAIEYQEQHLSIAKEVGDRAGEGRANGNLGNAYCRMGELENALLVYEQHLTISKETEDPVGQGIACYSLGRVHEFSGLLCKALNFYRLSIKHFDETRLLLQSEDAWKISFRDKNQFAYTALWTALLKNREVGEALFSAEQGRAQALTDILKVKFGVVEQPSSAIARTEFISAVMKYLPLQTVFIALEGNTVSFWLLRKGSGINFRQKEIENGSANSLIEGTLKQIGAGTVVQCENRTLDKVCSDFLCSRDGLAETFQSLRLSGNNCLWLLYDILISPVADLLQSEDLVFVPDGPFCLAPYFALSDSLRIRTVPSLTALKLIASGPDDFHSKNEALLVGDPWLKEVTDENGEPICEQLPCAIQEVEMIGELLKTAPLTGRNATKAEVLKRMKSVALIHIAAHGDSKFGEIALAPNPERASQIPEQEDFMLTMSDVQRVGLRAKLVVLSSCHSGRGEVNSEGVVGIARAFLCAGARSVLVSLWAIDDEATLLFMKSFYQHLADGKSASLALHYGMKSLRETEKYSAIKYWAPFVLIGDDVTFEFGHQKLRKNETASKT, from the coding sequence ATGGCAGACAAAGAGATGAACGTTTTCGAGCAGCATATACAAGAGCTTAGCGTTGCCAGAAAAGAGGGAAACAGAAAAGGGGAGGGTATTGCATATTTGAATTTAggcaattattattatggctTGGCTTATTTTAAACAGGCCAAGAGGGATTACACAAAAGCATTAAGCATTTTTAAGGAAATAGGTTTCAGTGCTGCAGAGGGAAAAACCTATGGGAATCTCGGCattgcttatcacagtctgggaaattttaaaaaggccAGAAATTACCACAAGCAACAGCtaagtattgcaaaagaagtaggggatagggctgagGAGGGCAatgccaatggtaatctcggcaacgatTATCAAAGTGTGGGCAactttaagcaagccatagaatATCacaaacaacatcttagcattgcaaaagaagtaggggatagggccggggagggacgggcctatggtaatctcggcaacgcttataacagtctgggcaattttaagcgagccatagagtatcacgaacaacatcttaacattgcaaaagaagtaggggatagggccggggagggaatggccaatggtaatctcggcatcgcttataacagtctgggcaattttaagcgagccatagagtatcacgaacaacatcttaacattacaaaagaagtaggggatagggccggggagggcaaGGCCAATCGTaatctcggcatcgcttataacagtctgggcaattttaagcgagccatagagtatcacgaacaacatcttaacattgcaaaagaagtaggggatagggccggggagggaatggccaatggtaatctcggcatcgcttataacagtctgggcaattttaagcgagccatagagtatcacgaacaacatcttaacattgcaaaagaagtaggggatagggccggggagggcaaGGCCAATCGTaatctcggcatcgcttataacagtctgggcaatttcaagcgtgccatagagtatcacgaaaaagatcttagcattgcaaaagaagtaggggatagggccagGGAGGGAGcagccaatggtaatctcggcaacgattatcacagtctgggcaactttaagcaagccatagaatATCacaaacaacatcttagcattgcaaaagaagtaggggatagggccggggagggaatggccaatggtaatctcggcatcACTTAtaacagtctgggcaatttcaagCGAGCCATTGAGTATCACGAAAAACATCTTACCATTGCAataaaagaagtaggggatagggccggagaGGGCAAAGCCAGTGGTAATCTTGGCTGTGCTTATCGcaatctgggcaattttaagcaagccatagagtatcacgaacatcatcttagcattgcaaaggaagttggggatagggctggggagggaagTGCAAAttgtaatctcggcaacgcttattgCAGTATGGGCAATTTTAAgggagccatagagtatcatgaAAAAtttcttagcattgcaaaagaagtagggaataGGGCCGCGGAGGGAATGGCCAATGGTAGTCTCGGCTGTGCTTATCGCAGTCTGGgaaattttaagcgagccattgAGTATCACGAAAAACATCTTaccattgcaaaagaagtaggggatagggccggggagggcaaAGCCAGTGGTAATCTCGGCTGTGCTTATcgcagtctgggcaattttaagcgagccatagagtatcacgaacaacatcttagcattgcaaaacaagttggggatagggccggggagggcagTGCAAACGGTAATCTCGGCTGTGCCTATTACAGTctgagcaattttaagcaagctgTAGAGTATCACAAACatcatcttagcattgcaaaggaagttggggatagggccggggagggcagTGCAAAttgtaatctcggcaacgcttattgCAGTATGGGCAATTTTAAgggagccatagagtatcagaaaaaatatcttagcattgcaaaagaagtagggaataGGGCCGCAGAGGGAATCGCCAGTGGTAGTCTCGGCTgtgcttatcacagtctgggcaattttaagcgagccatagagtatcacgaacagcatcttagcattgcaaaagaagtttgggatagggccggggagggaatgGCCTATGGTAACCTTGGCAACGAGTAtaacagtctgggcaattttaagcgatccatagagtatcacgaaaaagatcttagcattgcaaaagaagtaggggatagggccggggagggaatggccaatggtaatctcggcaaagcttatcacagtctgggcaattttaagcgagccatagagtatcacgaacaacatcttagcattgcaaaagaagtagggaatagggccggggagggcaaGGCCAATGGTagtctcggcaatgcttatcacagtatgggcaattttaagcgagccatagagtatcacgaacaacatcttaacATTGAAAAAGAAGTAGgagatagggccggggagggcaaggccaatggtaatctcggcagcGCTTATCACAgtttgggcaattttaagcaagccatagagtatcacgaacgAAGTCTTGACATTGCAAAAgcagtaggggatagggccggggagggcaaGGCCAATGGGAGCCTTGGCAACGCTTATTACAGtatgggcaattttaagcgagccattcagtatcacgaacaacatcttaacATTGCAAAAGAAGTCGGGGATAGGGCCGAGGAGGGCGGGGCCAATGGTagtctcggcaacgcttattgCAGTGTGGGCAAtttcaagcgagccatagagtatcaggaacaacatcttagcattgcaaaagaagtaggggatagggccggggagggaagggccaatggtaatctcggcaatgcttattgTAGAATGGGTGAGCTTGAAAATGCTCTTCTCGtttacgaacaacatcttaCTATTTCCAAGGAAACAGAGGATCCAGTAGGGCAGGGAATCGCTTGCTATTCGCTTGGTCGAGTTCAtgaattttcaggcttgttGTGCAAAGCCCTTAATTTTTATCGTCTAAGCATAAAACATTTCGATGAAACAAGGCTTCTTCTTCAATCAGaagatgcatggaaaataagttTTCGCGACAAAAATCAGTTTGCGTACACAGCTCTATGGACAGCACTTTTAAAGAACAGAGAGGTTGGTGAGGCTTTGTTTTCTGCTGAACAAGGACGAGCACAAGCCTTGACAGACATTTTAAAGGTGAAATTTGGCGTTGTTGAACAACCTTCCTCGGCAATTGCGAGGACAGAATTTATTTCCGCTGTTATGAAATATTTGCCTTTACAAACAGTTTTCATAGCACTTGAAGGGAACACTGTCAGTTTTTGGCTTCTGAGGAAAGGAAGCGGAATAAACTTTAGACAAAAGGAAATCGAAAATGGAAGTGCTAATTCACTGATAGAAGGTACTTTGAAACAGATTGGCGCGGGGACTGTTGTCCAATGCGAGAATCGCACACTTGACAAAGTATGCAGTGACTTTTTGTGTAGTAGGGATGGTCTTGCGGAGACCTTTCAGTCTTTGCGCCTCTCCGGTAATAACTGTTTGTGGCTCTTGTATGATATCTTAATCAGTCCAGTTGCAGACTTGCTCCAAAGTGAAGACTTAgtctttgttcctgatggaccattttgcttggctccttATTTCGCATTGAGTGACTCTCTCAGGATCCGTACTGTTCCTTCGTTGACCGCTTTAAAGCTGATCGCAAGTGGACCTGACGACTTCCACAGTAAGAATGAAGCTCTGCTTGTGGGAGATCCGTGGTTAAAGGAAGTCACTGATGAAAATGGTGAACCCATTTGCGAACAGTTGCCATGCGCGATACAAGAAGTGGAGATGATTGGGGAACTTTTGAAGACCGCTCCTCTCACTGGAAGAAATGCAACGAAAGCTGAGGTCctgaaaagaatgaagtcagttgctTTAATCCATATTGCAGCACATGGAGATTCGAAatttggagaaattgctttggccccaaatccTGAACGTGCATCCCAAATTCCAGAACAGGAAGATTTCATGTTAACAATGAGTGATGTTCAGCGAGTTGGTCTTAGGGCAAAACTGGTTGTTCTGAGCTCTTGTCACAGTGGCCGGGGAGAGGTGAATTCTGAGGGTGTGGTGGGAATAGCCAgagctttcctgtgtgctggtgcccgctctgttctggtgtcactctgggcaattgatgaTGAGGCAACGTTGCTGTTCATGAAGAGTTTCTATCAACACTTGGCAGATGGAAAAAGTGCAAGTTTAGCCCTTCATTATGGTATGAAATCTCTTCGGGAGACAGAGAAGTATTCCGCCATTaaatactgggcgccatttgtgctaattggcgatgatgtTACGTTTGAATTTGGGCACCAGAAGCTCCGAAAGAATG